The region GCGTAGATCCGGCATCGGGCGAGGTGCTGGAAAGCCTGACAATGCCCGCAGGCGTCGGCGTCTCGGGGCTTGAGTCCGATGGCGCCGATCAGTTCTTTTGTGGTGGCGGGGGTAGTGGAAAATTGCGGGCGGTTCGTCGGCCGAAATGAGGTCGAATAGATAGTTTTGCGGCGGCTAAATGGGCCTCTTCGCGAGCAAGCCCGCTCCCACAATGGACGGTTGTGAACATACTGTTTGTGAACGACAACAATCCAGTGTGGGAGCGGGCTTGCTCGCGAAGGGGCCCTAAAGACAGCAAAAAAACTGTCTGACAACAAACCAGTGTTCGCCACAAGCGCGCAGGATCGTATGATTGGCGCTTCCCCTCGCCACTCACAAGGATCAACCCATGGCTTTAAGCAAGCGCGATCAGGCGCACATCGAACGTCGCCTGGTCGCCACCCTGACCGAAGCCTGTGAAACGGCCAAAGCGGAAATCGTCGGCTTCTGCTGGCTGACCCACGAGGTTGATTACGCCGAGTTTCCTTCCAGTCTGCGGGTGATCTGGGTCTTCGATACCGAGGCTGAAAAGCAACAGGCATTGTCCAGCGGCCAGGGCGAACGCATGGTCGAATTGACGGCCGAGGCGTTAGCGCAAGCGGACGTACTCGTCAGCCCGGTCGCGGCTCATGTGCAGTTCGATTCCGAAGAACAATGCCAGCGAGTTAACGGCGGCAATTGGGCGCAACGCCTGGCGCGCAAACGCTAGACGCGGATGGCTGTAAACGCGGTCAACGTAGGAGCTGCCGAAGGCTGCGATCTTTTGACGTTGCCTTTTGAAAGACCCAATCAAAAGATCGCAGCCTTCGGCAGCTCCTACCGGGGGCGATTTTCAACGCGGTGAATGTGGTCGACTCACAACCGCACTCACAACCCGGCGCCGATCAATTTGAGGTACTCGGGGCTCTCGGAGATCGAGTTGTGCCCCACACCGTTGATGACCTTCAGCGTCGCCACACCCGGAGTGAACTGTCCATAGAGCCGCTCTGTGCTCACCCGCGGTATCACCTCGTCGTGTTCAGCCATGATCAACAGTGTCGGGACGCTGATGTGCGCCGCGTATTTCCTTGAATCAAACGTGTCCTTCAACAACCACTGCACCGGAAAAATCGGGAACTGGCGGGCGGCGAGTTCCAAAAGGCTGTCGTAGGGCGTGATCAGGATCAAGCGCGACGCCGGGCGTTGGCTGGCGAGGCGGATGGCAACGCCGGTGCCGAGGCTGCGACCGACCACTGCAATCTGCGGGTGTTCGGCGTAGACCCGGTCAAACAAATCAAGCGCATCGCGGGCAATCGCTTCCTCGGAAGGTGACCCCGAGCTTCCTCCGAAGCCTCGGTAGTGCAGTAGATAGATCGCCTCGTCGGGGAAGGCTTTGGAAAACGACGGCAGGTTTCGAGAGACGTCCTCGGCGTTACCACCGAAATAGATCAACGCCTTGGGGCCCACGTGTGGCCTGACGGATACCTGCAGGTCCGCGTCGCTAACCGACAGTTTGAGCAACGTATCCGGGGTCTCGATGGTGCTGGGTTGGGGGAAGTAAATCAGGGCGCGCTGAAACACGAACAGCGCGGCACAGAGCAGCAAGTACACGGCTGCAATCGATACGAGGATGTACACCAGGATTCGTGGCATGCGCCTGCTTTTTCTGGACAACATTGAGTGCTCTGGGCCTGAAGACGGCGTTAGCAGTCTAGTCCATTGATTAGCGGGCCACCCGCCGCAAAATGCTGTCCGCTACCAGGCCGAATCGCCCCGCAACGCCACATCGGCGCCATCCGTCGCAGATGAAGAAAAGACGCCAATCCATTCACATCAACGTATTTTTCGGCAACCCCAACAACCCGTTCAGCGTATTCATGATCGCCTGCTGCCGCGCCCGATCCACCTGATGCCCGGCCTCGGCGGCGGCCACATCCGCAGCGCAATGAGGGCACGTCACTTCATGCGGGTGGATGTACTGCAAACATCCCCGGCACAACGCCAACTGCGTCGGAATGCGCCCTTCGTCCGGTGATTTCTGGCCCTGATTCGCCCAGGCCAGTTTGATCACCTGACCACTGTCGCTAACGCTGCTCACCGTTTCGCCGGTCTCGATGCGTTCAGTGATGAGATCAAAACGCCCGACCGCGAAGGATTTTTGCGCGGCGTCTTCAATCTTGACGATGCGTTCGCGCAGCCCGCGTTTTTGCAGGTCCAGCGCGCGGTAATGGCAGTACGGGTTGTTGCCGGGTTTGCCGAGCAAGGAGTGCGAAGTCCAGGTGCAGCCGCCACGGCAGACGTCGTTGTAGTAGCAGCTGCGGCAGTAGCCCCACAGGTCGTCGACCGAGCGCAAGCGACCAAAGTGCATGCCTTCGCTGTAATGCCAGATGTCGTGCAGGCTCATGTTGCGCACATTGCCGCCCGAAAAACCGACGGTGGCCAACGAAGGGCAGCCTTTTACGGTGCCATCGGCCTCAAGTGCCAGCACGGTTTGCCCGGCGGCGCAGCCGCTCCAGTGCACGCGTTCGTCGCCGAAGCCGCGCCACATGTGTTCATACGGGCCGTAGTAACCGATGTTGTTGCCGACGTTCATCAGCAAACCGCGATCGACGCCTTCGCGGTAAAGCCGTGCCAGCAACGGCATCACTTCCAGCAGTTGATAGGGTTGCAGTAACAGCTCCGGGTGATCGACGGCGTTGCCCATGGCGACGGTCAACTGGATCTGCCAATGGGTGGCGCCGAGGCCGATGATCACCTCCATCAATTCGGGCAAATCGGGCAATGTGGCGGCGCCGATCTGGGTGTTGACGCTCACTGCCAGCCCGGACTGTTTGGCGCGGCGCAGGGTATCCACGGCTTTGTCGAATGAGCCCGGCACGTTGCGCACGGCGTCATGCAGCGGTGCCAATCCATCCAGGGAAACACCGACACCATTGAGCCCGGCATCCACCGCGGCCTGCATTTTCGCCGGCGTCAGGTTGCGCCCGCCGGTTTGAATCGCGCAGTACATGCCGTGATCGTGGATGGCCTGGATCAGCTGGGTCCAGTCCTTGCGCAGATAGGCTTCGCCGCCGATCAGGGTGATCTCGCGGGTGCCGAGCGCGGCCAGGGAGTCGATGACGTCGAGGCATTCCTGGGTGTTCAGTTCATCGGGTCGCCGATGGCCTGCGCGGGAGCCGCAATGCAGGCATTTGAGGTCGCAGGCCAGGGTGATTTCCCAGACCACATGCACAGGCACGTAACGTTTGAGGTCGGTTTCACTGAGGTAGCGGGCAGGGCGATTGTCTGACATGTGAGCTCCTTGCGCACAGTTGTGGCGAGGGAGATTGCTCCCGTTGGACTGCGCAGCAGTCCTTTTCCCAAGGGCCGCTTCGCGGCCCAACGCGAGCAAGCTCCCTCGCCACAGGTTACTCATCGTTAGTTCAGGCAGCGCTAGCGCGCTTCCAACCGTGCGATTTCGGCGGTCAACTGCTCCAGCGCACTGCGCAAGGCGCCGCTGTGAGCCACTTGCTGTTCGCCGCGCTGCACCACCGATTTCAGTTGCGCCAGGTCACCCGTGGTTTGCGCCTGCTGCACTGCGACGGCGTAGAGCGGCTGGACGTGATGAGGCGGCTCCACCGGGCCAATCACGGGCGATGGACTGACGGCGGCGTGCTTGACTTGATGCCAGACGCCCTGCTCGTAGTAGCGATAGTCGACAAAGCCGCTGACCCAGTCCGCGCCGAGGATGCCCTTCAAATGAAAGGTCTGGGCGATCTGGCTGAGTGGGCCGCTAGGGCTGCCATCCAGGGTGAGGATGATGTGGCTCTCGGCCGTCGGAATCAGTTTGGCCTCGGAATATTCACCCCAGACCCGAGCACGGAAGTGCACTGGCGGATGGGTGGCTTGAACGAGGCTGGCAATACCGCTGACTTTCTTTTTAACCGTGTCCACCAACAGGTCCAGGGTTAAAACCGGTGCGCCGATTAGATGATTGCTGACGTTGAGGCGAGTGTGGAAAAGTCCGATTGACATGGTGCAACTCCCTTAAGTGTATTCAGGACAAACCAGGCACATTGAGTGTCCGGGTCAGCGGCGTTCGAGTCGGCTGATTTCGCCCTTGGCGGCTTCCAGTGCGCTTTGCAGTTGTGGCTGCTGATCCAGTTGTTGCTTGGCCAGGCTCGCGAGGTTTTTCATCTGGGCCAGGTCACCGCTGGCAATGGCGCTTTGAATCGGCGCTGCATACAGCGGCAGGATCGGCGAATACGAAAAATGCGGCGGCATAACCGGGCCGGGCTCCAGCGGCGGGAAGGCAGTGGAACGCACCGCTTCGGTGAGATGAGCCGGAACGTTATTCACCTCGACCCAGCGTTGACCATCAAGGTAGGAATAGTTGGCGACACCGTCCTTCCAGTCGGTGCCGACCACCAGGCGTATCTTGAAATTCACGATGGAGTTCGAGCCTGGGCCGCCGTGATTGCCCTGTGCGGTGATCAGGATTTTGCTGACACCGGGTGACATCACAGTCAGGTAGGTGTATTCGCCCCAGACATCGGAATGGATATCCAGCGGAGGGTTGGTGGCCTGAGTGATTGTCGCGGTGCCGCTGACCGTCTCTTCAGGGGTAAAGACCAGCAGATTGAATGCCAGGCTTTGTGCACCCGGTGCCGAAGTACCAATTCGATAGGCGAGTGGGAATAAACCGACAGGTTGTTGGTGAGTACCAGACATGGTTATTGCCTCCATTGCAATAAGGGGAGAAAACAGAGCTAGTGTTTTTCCTGGCGCGAAACTTCCTTGGCCAGTGTGTCGTAAGCGGTCTGTAGCTCTTTGGGTTCAGGCTTCGATGCGTCGCGTTGTTTCAACAACGCTTTCATCTGTTGCAGGTTGCCTTCCTTGATAGCGTTCTGGATGGCGACCCCGTACGGCGGGATTGGATGAGAAGATGAATGGCTCATAGCGACTCCTTCCGTGGTATTAGCAAGTACTGCCGTCATTAGCAGTTTTTGCAGTTAAGCAGGACTCTTTAAATATGCAATGTCCAATGGAGGCATAATGCCTTTTAAATTTTTAATCCGGTTTTACTCATCGCGAAGTGTTTGGTTGACGCTAGTTTGATATTGAGAATGGCGATTAAGAATGGCCGATTCAGCTTTTTTCTCATAAATAACCGACGTCCTTATCGCCATTAATAATGACTTTTCAATATAACGTTTGGCATTAAACTGCAGTGTCTTTTGATATTGGTTTCAGGCCAAAAACCGGGAGTACAAAATGACCGAGCGCCACCTGATTCACACAGAAACCCTGTCGAACGGATGCAAAATCGAGGTGAAAGCCAAGATCCTGAGGGACGGCTCGTTGGAAATGTTCATCGGTGTCTACCGGCCAGATGGCACGGTTATCGTTGAGGACAACGACCCGTCGCCGCATCTGCTGGACATGGAAGCCGCGCTGGACTGGGGAATTGATATCGCCAGAAGTGTCGGTAACGGTCAGAAAGCCTGACCGTTATTCAGGACGCCAGATATCGCCCAAACCAATCCAGCGTCCGGCTCCAGGCGAGCTTGGCAGCGGCTTCATCGTATCGAGGCGTGGAGTCGTTGTGAAAACCATGATTCACGCCTGGATA is a window of Pseudomonas sp. 10S4 DNA encoding:
- a CDS encoding alpha/beta hydrolase, translated to MPRILVYILVSIAAVYLLLCAALFVFQRALIYFPQPSTIETPDTLLKLSVSDADLQVSVRPHVGPKALIYFGGNAEDVSRNLPSFSKAFPDEAIYLLHYRGFGGSSGSPSEEAIARDALDLFDRVYAEHPQIAVVGRSLGTGVAIRLASQRPASRLILITPYDSLLELAARQFPIFPVQWLLKDTFDSRKYAAHISVPTLLIMAEHDEVIPRVSTERLYGQFTPGVATLKVINGVGHNSISESPEYLKLIGAGL
- a CDS encoding GDL motif peptide-associated radical SAM/SPASM maturase, which codes for MSDNRPARYLSETDLKRYVPVHVVWEITLACDLKCLHCGSRAGHRRPDELNTQECLDVIDSLAALGTREITLIGGEAYLRKDWTQLIQAIHDHGMYCAIQTGGRNLTPAKMQAAVDAGLNGVGVSLDGLAPLHDAVRNVPGSFDKAVDTLRRAKQSGLAVSVNTQIGAATLPDLPELMEVIIGLGATHWQIQLTVAMGNAVDHPELLLQPYQLLEVMPLLARLYREGVDRGLLMNVGNNIGYYGPYEHMWRGFGDERVHWSGCAAGQTVLALEADGTVKGCPSLATVGFSGGNVRNMSLHDIWHYSEGMHFGRLRSVDDLWGYCRSCYYNDVCRGGCTWTSHSLLGKPGNNPYCHYRALDLQKRGLRERIVKIEDAAQKSFAVGRFDLITERIETGETVSSVSDSGQVIKLAWANQGQKSPDEGRIPTQLALCRGCLQYIHPHEVTCPHCAADVAAAEAGHQVDRARQQAIMNTLNGLLGLPKNTLM
- a CDS encoding DUF1842 domain-containing protein, with product MSIGLFHTRLNVSNHLIGAPVLTLDLLVDTVKKKVSGIASLVQATHPPVHFRARVWGEYSEAKLIPTAESHIILTLDGSPSGPLSQIAQTFHLKGILGADWVSGFVDYRYYEQGVWHQVKHAAVSPSPVIGPVEPPHHVQPLYAVAVQQAQTTGDLAQLKSVVQRGEQQVAHSGALRSALEQLTAEIARLEAR
- a CDS encoding DUF1842 domain-containing protein, with translation MSGTHQQPVGLFPLAYRIGTSAPGAQSLAFNLLVFTPEETVSGTATITQATNPPLDIHSDVWGEYTYLTVMSPGVSKILITAQGNHGGPGSNSIVNFKIRLVVGTDWKDGVANYSYLDGQRWVEVNNVPAHLTEAVRSTAFPPLEPGPVMPPHFSYSPILPLYAAPIQSAIASGDLAQMKNLASLAKQQLDQQPQLQSALEAAKGEISRLERR
- a CDS encoding DUF1843 domain-containing protein; amino-acid sequence: MSHSSSHPIPPYGVAIQNAIKEGNLQQMKALLKQRDASKPEPKELQTAYDTLAKEVSRQEKH